The following nucleotide sequence is from Mycobacterium sp. Z3061.
CGCCGTCGAAGCCCGCAGCGCCGCCGTCTCCCCCGACGACGTCAGCGACATCCTGTTCACCTCCGGCACCACCGGCCGCAGCAAAGGCGTGCTGTGCGCGCACCGGCAGTCGCTGGCGGCGTCGGCCTCCTGGGCCGCCAACGGCAAGATCACCAGCGCCGACCGCTACCTCTGCATCAACCCGTTCTTCCACAACTTCGGCTACAAGGCCGGCATCCTGGCCTGCCTGCAGACCGGCGCCACGCTGATTCCGCATCTGACGTTCGACCCGCTACGGACCCTGCAGGCCATCGAGCAGCACCGCATCACCGTGCTGCCCGGGCCGCCCACGATCTATCAGACCCTGCTCGATCACCCCGCACGTGGTGACTACGACCTGAGCTCGCTGCGGTTCGCGGTCACCGGTGCGGCCACCGTGCCGGTGGTGCTGGTGGAGCGCATGCAATCCGAACTCGACATCGACATAGTGCTGACCGCCTACGGGCTGACCGAGGCCAACGGCATGGGCACGATGTGCCGCGCCGAGGACGACGCGGTGACGGTCGCGACCACCTGTGGACGCCCGTTCGCAGACTTCGAACTGCGCATCTCCGAGACAGGTGGCGAAACGGGTGAAGTGCTGCTGCGCGGACCCAACGTCATGTTGGGCTATTTCGACGATCCCGAAGCCACCGCTGCCGCAATAGATTCCGACGGCTGGCTGCACACCGGTGACATCGGAATGGTCGACAACGCCGGCAACCTGCGCATCACCGACCGACTGAAGGACATGTACATCTGCGGCGGGTTCAACGTCTACCCCGCCGAGATCGAACAGGTGCTGGCCCGGATGGACGGCATCGCCGACGCCGCGGTGATCGGCGTCCCGGACCAGCGCCTGGGTGAGGTAGGGCGAGCGTTCGTGGTCACCCGGCCCGGCGCAGTCCTCGACGAGGCATCGGTAATCGCTTACACCCGTGAGCATTTGGCGAACTTCAAAGCACCGCGATCGGTGCGGTTCGTCGACGCGTTGCCGCGTAATGCCGGCGGCAAGGTGCTCAAACCACAACTGCGAGAGTTGGCCTAAATGGATCTAGATCTCGACGAAGAAACGCTGGCCTTTCAGGCCGAGGTGCGCGACTTTCTCGCGGCCAATCGCGAGCACATCCCGACGAAGTCCTACGACAACGCGGAAGGCTTCGCCCAGCACCGCGTTTGGGACAAGGTGCTGTTCGACGCCGGCCTGTCGGTGATCAACTGGCCCAGGAAATACGGTGGCCGCGAAGCGCCGCTGCTGCACTGGGTGGTCTACGAGGAGGAATACTTCCGCGCCGGCGCGCCCGGCCGTGCCAGCGCCAACGGGACCTCGATGCTGGCACCCACCCTGTTCGCGCACGGCACCGAAGATCAGCTGGACCGGGTGTTGCTGAAAATGGCCAGCGGCGAACAGATTTGGGCCCAAGCCTGGTCGGAGCCCGAGTCCGGCAGCGACCTGGCATCGCTACGGTCCACCGCCACCGAGACCGACGGCGGCTGGCTACTCAACGGGCAGAAGATCTGGAGCTCACGAGCACCGTTCGCAGACATGGGTTTCGGGCTGTTCCGCTCCGACCCCTCCGCCCAGCGCCACAACGGGTTGACGTATTTCATGTTCAACCTCAAAGGCGAAGGCATCACCGTGCGCCCGATCGTCCAACTCGGTGGTGACACCGGCTTCGGGGAGATCTTCTTCGACGACGTCTTTGTGCCCGACGACGACGTCATCGGGACCCCCAACGACGGCTGGCGTGCGGCCATGAGCACCTCGAGCAACGAGCGTGGCATGTCCCTGCGCAGCCCGGCCCGATTCCTGGCCGCCGCCGAGCGGCTGGTCCGCCTGTGGAAGGACAGCGGCTCACCGCCCGAGTTCGCCGAGCGAGTGGCGGACGGATGGATCAAGGCACAGGCCTACCGGCTGCAGACCTTCGAAACCGTCACCCGGCTGGCACATGGCGGAGAGCTGGGCGCGGAGTCCTCGGTCACCAAGGTGTTCTGGTCAGACCTGGACGTCGAGTTGCACCAGACCGCGCTCGACCTCCGGGGCGCCGACGGCGAGCTCGCCGGGCCCTGGACCGAAGGCCTGCTGTTTGCGCTCGGCGGCCCGATCTACGCCGGCACCAACGAGATTCAACGGAACATCATTTCCGAACGACTGCTGGGTCTACCCCGGGAGAAGCGCTGATGGAATTCGCGATAGACGAACAGCAGCGCGACTTCGCTGCGAGCATCGACGCCGCGTTGGGCGCCGCTGATCTACCCGCCGCAGTGCGGGCGTGGTCGGCCGGCGACACCGCACCCGGACTCAAGGTCTGGGAGCAACTGGCCAACCTCGGCGTGACCGCGCTGATCGTGCCGGAGCGCTACGACGGCATCGGGGCCTCGCCGGTGGATCTGGCGGTCGCGATGGAGCGCCTCGGCCGCTGGTGCGTGCCGGGCCCGGTCACCGAATCCATCGCCGTGGCACCGATTCTGCTTGCCGATGACCAGCGCAGCGCCGACCTGGCGTCCGGTGAGCTGACCGCCACCGTCGCACTGCCGCCGGAAGTCCCGCGTGCGGTCGACGCCGACAGCGCCGGTCTGGTGTTGCTGGCCGGTCAGGGCAGCGTGACCATGGGGACACCGGGCACGCGCCACGACTCCGTCGATCCCAGCCGCCGCCTCTATGACGTCACCGCCACCGGAGACGCCTGGTCGGCAAATACCGAGAAGGCCTACGAGTTCGGCGCATTGGCCACCGCCGCCCAGCTGATCGGTGCCGCCGAGGCACTGCTGGCCGGCAGCGTGGACTACGCGAAGCAGCGCACGCAGTTCGGCCGGGTGATCGGCTCGTATCAGGCGATCAAGCACAAACTCGCCGACGTGCACATCGCGATCGAGCTGGCCCGGCCGCTGGTGTACGGCGCGGCGGTGTCGTTGCAGCCGCGCGACGTCAGCGCGGCCAAGGTCGCCGCCGGTGAGGCGGGGCTGCTTGCCGCGCGTTCGGCTCTGCAGACTCACGGCGCCATCGGCTTCACCCAGGAGCACGATCTGTCGCTGCTGCTGTTGCGGGTGCAGGCTCTGCGATCGGCCTGGGGTACACCGGAATCGCACCGACGCCGAGTATTGGAGGCGCTGTCATGACCACCTCGGACGAACGGGAGATGCTGCGGGAAACCGTGGCGGCCCTGGTCACCAAGCACGCCGGTCCGGCAGCCGTGCGGGCCGCCATCGAGTCCGAGCGCGGGTACGACGAGTCACTGTGGCAACTGTTGTGCGAGCAAGTCGGCGCGGCGGCACTGGTAGTCCCCGAGGAACTCGGCGGGGCCGGCGGCGAACTGGCCGATGCCGCAACGGTTCTCCAGGAACTGGGCCGCGCGCTGGTGCCCTCGCCCCTGCTCGGCACCACGCTGGCCGAACTGGCCCTCCTGGCCGCACCGTCGCCGGACGAAGAGACGCTCGGCGCACTCGCTGAGGGCAGTTCCATCGGGGCGCTGGCGCTGGACCCGGACTACGTGGTCAACGGCGACATCGCCGACGTCGTGGTGGCCGCCGCCGACGGCCGGCTGACCCGGTGGACCCGGTTCAACACGTATCCCGTCGCCACCATGGATCTGACCCGTCGGCTCGCCCGGCTGGAACCCCAAGACACCGAGCCGCTGGGCGACGACCCGGGTCTGGCCGACATCGCCGCAATCCTGTTGGCGGCCGAGCAGATCGGCGCCGCGGAGCGCTGCCTGGACCTCACCGTCGAGTACGCCAAGAGCCGCGTGCAGTTCGGCCGTCCCATCGGCAGCTTCCAGGCGCTCAAGCACCGGATGGCCGACCTGTACGTCGTGGTCTCGGCGGCGCGCGCGGTCGTCGACGAGGCCTGCACCGCGCCGTCGGCCACCAACGCCGCCACCGCGCGCCTGGCGGCCACGGAGGCGCTGAATACTGTTACGGCCGAGGGGATTCAGCTGCACGGCGGCATCGCGATCACCTGGGAGCATGACATGCATCTCTATTTCAAACGCGCGCACGGCAGTACGCATTTGCTGGACTCGCCGCAACAGCTGCTGGGCCGATTGGAATCCGAAGTACTCTCAACATCGTGAACCAGGTCGCGCTGCGCGCCGGAATCCCACCGTTCTATGTGATGGACGTGTGGCTGGCGGCCGCCGAGCGTCAGCGCACCCACGGCGACCTGGTGAACCTGTCGGCCGGCCAACCCAGCGTGGGAGCCCCCGAACCGGTGCGCGCCGCCGCCGCGGCGGCCCTGCATCTCAACCAGTTGGGCTACACGGTTGCACTCGGTATCCCGGAGCTGCGCGCGGCCATCGCGGCCGATTACCAGCGTCAGCACGGCATCTCCGTGGAGCCCGACGCGGTGGTGGTCACCACGGGTTCCTCCGGCGGATTCCTCCTCGCGTTCCTGGCGTGCTTCGACGTCGGCGACCGCGTCGCAATGGCCAGTCCCGGTTACCCGTGTTATCGAAACATCCTGTCGGCGTTGGGATGTGAGGTGGTGGAGATTCCCTGCGGACCGGAGACGCGGTTCCAGCCCACCGCGCAGCTGCTCGCCGAGCTGGATCCCCCGGTTCAGGGCGTCATCGTCGCCAGCCCGGCCAATCCCACCGGCACCGTCATTCCGCCCGAAGAACTCGCCGCGATCGCCTCGTGGTGCGACGAGTCCGGCGCCCGGCTGATCAGTGACGAGGTCTACCACGGACTGGTGTACGAGGGCGCGCCGCAGACCAGCTGCGCTTGGCAGACATCGCGAAATGCGGTGATCGTCAACAGTTTTTCCAAGTACTTCGCGATGACCGGATGGCGGCTCGGCTGGCTGGTGGTGCCCACCGAGCTGCGCCGCGCAGTGGACTGCCTCACCGGGAATTTCACGATCTGTCCGCCGGTGCTGTCGCAGATCGCCGCGGTGTCGGCGTTCAGCACCGACTCGATCGCCGAGGCCGAGGCCAATCTGCAGCACTATTCCGTCAACCGCTCGATGCTGCTGGACGGACTGCGCCGCATCGGTGTCGACCGGCTGGCACCCACCGACGGCGCGTTCTACGTCTACGCCGACGTCTCCGACTTCACCACCGACTCGTTGACGTTCTGCTCGAAGCTGCTGGAAGAGACGGGCGTTGCGATCGCACCGGGCATCGATTTCGACCCGGCGCGGGGCAACTCCTACGTCCGGCTGTCGTTCGCCGGACCTACCAGCGACATCGAAGCGGCCCTAAGCCGAATCGGTTCCTGGCTGCCGAGCCAGTAGGGCGTCCACGCGGGCCTCGAGCCCGGCGGGGTCCGGCACGTCGATGCCGAACCGCTCGCGCAGGGTGCTCACCACCGTAGCCGCATCGTCCAGCAGGATCTTCTCGCTGCCGTCGGCGCGGTGAATCGTCAACACGCGCCCGGCCAGGTTCAATCGCGCGTCGTCGGTGACCGCGGCCACCATCAGACCGGTCACGAAGTGTGACGACGGGTGCGTCGAGACGTACCAGCTTCCGACCGTCAGATCGATTTGCGGCCGGGTTTGGGTGGTGAACTCATACAGCGGCTGCCACTGCTCACGGACC
It contains:
- a CDS encoding acyl-CoA dehydrogenase family protein, translating into MTTSDEREMLRETVAALVTKHAGPAAVRAAIESERGYDESLWQLLCEQVGAAALVVPEELGGAGGELADAATVLQELGRALVPSPLLGTTLAELALLAAPSPDEETLGALAEGSSIGALALDPDYVVNGDIADVVVAAADGRLTRWTRFNTYPVATMDLTRRLARLEPQDTEPLGDDPGLADIAAILLAAEQIGAAERCLDLTVEYAKSRVQFGRPIGSFQALKHRMADLYVVVSAARAVVDEACTAPSATNAATARLAATEALNTVTAEGIQLHGGIAITWEHDMHLYFKRAHGSTHLLDSPQQLLGRLESEVLSTS
- a CDS encoding acyl-CoA dehydrogenase family protein, whose product is MEFAIDEQQRDFAASIDAALGAADLPAAVRAWSAGDTAPGLKVWEQLANLGVTALIVPERYDGIGASPVDLAVAMERLGRWCVPGPVTESIAVAPILLADDQRSADLASGELTATVALPPEVPRAVDADSAGLVLLAGQGSVTMGTPGTRHDSVDPSRRLYDVTATGDAWSANTEKAYEFGALATAAQLIGAAEALLAGSVDYAKQRTQFGRVIGSYQAIKHKLADVHIAIELARPLVYGAAVSLQPRDVSAAKVAAGEAGLLAARSALQTHGAIGFTQEHDLSLLLLRVQALRSAWGTPESHRRRVLEALS
- a CDS encoding acyl-CoA dehydrogenase family protein, whose amino-acid sequence is MDLDLDEETLAFQAEVRDFLAANREHIPTKSYDNAEGFAQHRVWDKVLFDAGLSVINWPRKYGGREAPLLHWVVYEEEYFRAGAPGRASANGTSMLAPTLFAHGTEDQLDRVLLKMASGEQIWAQAWSEPESGSDLASLRSTATETDGGWLLNGQKIWSSRAPFADMGFGLFRSDPSAQRHNGLTYFMFNLKGEGITVRPIVQLGGDTGFGEIFFDDVFVPDDDVIGTPNDGWRAAMSTSSNERGMSLRSPARFLAAAERLVRLWKDSGSPPEFAERVADGWIKAQAYRLQTFETVTRLAHGGELGAESSVTKVFWSDLDVELHQTALDLRGADGELAGPWTEGLLFALGGPIYAGTNEIQRNIISERLLGLPREKR
- the fadD3 gene encoding 3-((3aS,4S,7aS)-7a-methyl-1,5-dioxo-octahydro-1H-inden-4-yl)propanoate--CoA ligase FadD3; protein product: MTSDPRTIPAALDRFARELPDHDALITDDRSFTAAALRDEVHRAAAALIALGVESQDRVAIWSPNTWHWVVACLAIHHAGAAMVPLNTRYTAAEASDIIARTEAPVLFAAGEFLGIERAAALDRAALPALRHVVRIPIDKEDGTWDDFIAGGTDLAAVEARSAAVSPDDVSDILFTSGTTGRSKGVLCAHRQSLAASASWAANGKITSADRYLCINPFFHNFGYKAGILACLQTGATLIPHLTFDPLRTLQAIEQHRITVLPGPPTIYQTLLDHPARGDYDLSSLRFAVTGAATVPVVLVERMQSELDIDIVLTAYGLTEANGMGTMCRAEDDAVTVATTCGRPFADFELRISETGGETGEVLLRGPNVMLGYFDDPEATAAAIDSDGWLHTGDIGMVDNAGNLRITDRLKDMYICGGFNVYPAEIEQVLARMDGIADAAVIGVPDQRLGEVGRAFVVTRPGAVLDEASVIAYTREHLANFKAPRSVRFVDALPRNAGGKVLKPQLRELA
- a CDS encoding pyridoxal phosphate-dependent aminotransferase — encoded protein: MVNQVALRAGIPPFYVMDVWLAAAERQRTHGDLVNLSAGQPSVGAPEPVRAAAAAALHLNQLGYTVALGIPELRAAIAADYQRQHGISVEPDAVVVTTGSSGGFLLAFLACFDVGDRVAMASPGYPCYRNILSALGCEVVEIPCGPETRFQPTAQLLAELDPPVQGVIVASPANPTGTVIPPEELAAIASWCDESGARLISDEVYHGLVYEGAPQTSCAWQTSRNAVIVNSFSKYFAMTGWRLGWLVVPTELRRAVDCLTGNFTICPPVLSQIAAVSAFSTDSIAEAEANLQHYSVNRSMLLDGLRRIGVDRLAPTDGAFYVYADVSDFTTDSLTFCSKLLEETGVAIAPGIDFDPARGNSYVRLSFAGPTSDIEAALSRIGSWLPSQ